The nucleotide sequence ATAAATCCGGCTTGCTTTACTCCGCGATTATTTTGTGCAGTACGTGCCGTAATCATTCGATTGACATAGTCAGCAAGGGTTTGTGATTGTTTTTGGAATCCGCTTTGTGCCATTGCAATCATGATGACATTTTCGTCAGTAAACTCTTTATAGCGGGTTGCATAATCGACCTCTTCGCGAATGACGCTGTTTTCGCGCTGCGCGACCGCAAGAGCGGCGTCGGTTTTATGCAGGCCTAAGAGATAAACTTCAACGCCTTCGGCATTTCGATTAATACTGGCATTGCAATGAACACTCACAAAAAGCTTTGCTTTGGCATTGTTGGCAATTTTCCCGCGTTCATCAAGCTCGATGAACTTATCTTCCTCACGGGTGTATATCACTTTGACTTCGGGCCACTCCCGAGCTAAAATTTTCCCGACTTTCAAGATGACACTAAGCGCAACATCCTTCTCATAATTTCCGCCTTTGCCAATTGCGCCAGCATCTTTTCCACCGTGACCGGCATCGAGCGCAATGACATCAAGTTTCCATTTTTCACGGCTTTGCTCTAAAGATTCTTGAATTGCCTGCTCTTTTTCGGTTTGATGGATTTGACCAACATTGGCTTCTCGAAGGGCAAGAAGAATAAAATTGTTGGTGCGGGGCTCGCGTTGAAATTGAATCGATGTTGCTTTGTACTTTTTGTAATCGAATTCAAGTGTTAGTTGAACGGCGCCACTTTTCAATTTCATCGGTTTGATTTTTTTCAAGTATCCGCCTTCAAATGATTTCGTGAGGGAATCTAAATTTCCGGTGGCTTTAATGAATGTTACATATCCGATACCGTTTTTATCGGGTTGAATAAATTCATATTGCAAATTTTTTTCAGCTAAAATTCGGATAATGACACCATTGGTTCTTTCATCAACATGAATGCTTCGTAATGCAAATTCGGGCTCGGGTATGCGTGAAGTACTATCATTTTTTACAATTACCGGTGCAGCCGCTTCAACAAAAGGGGGAAATGATAGCGTGAGTTTCATTGTAGCTTCATTCAAAAACGCTCTAACACCCGATGGCGCTAACCATTGTTCTAAGACGGGTACAATCATTTCAAGCGGGAGAAAAAGTCTTCCGTCCTGTTTTAATGGTGTGTAAAGAAATTGTATTGCTGAGGTTCCGCTATCGGAAATGATTACCGCGAAGTGATTTCCAACCATTAAACGGATTTGGGTTTGTACTTTTCCGGCAAGGGGCGGCGCGATGCCATAAATGGTATCGGCTAACGGCAATGCGCGCATCTTGAGTGCCCCAAAAAGCTCTTCGATGGACACTGCTTTTTCTGCTTCGGGTAGAGATGCAATCAAAACGCGGTCACTGAATCTCTTTGAAGTCCCTATTTTTCCTTCAATCGTTAAAACAGGCTGTGCCTTAAGCATTGCTACTGAAAATAGAAGAAGTAAACAAAGCGTGATGGAGATTTTACTGAGAACTGAATTAAAATTAGAATTTTTCATTTTGAGGAAAAATTGAAATAAGAGATTCGCGATTTGGAAACTAACTTTGGTCTTGAAAAAGTGAAACCCGTCATTTGCTTTTACCTAAACGCTTTTAATTAATACGGCAAAAATACACATGAAGTTTAAACCCACTCGAAGAGCGATCCAAATTCTCTTGTTTTTTGTCCTTACCCATTTATGCTTCAGCGGAGCTACACTGGCTCAAAGTGCATCAAAACTTTTTCATTCGGTTAAGCGAGCCAAATTAACAACAGTCACTTCTTTAAGGAAATCTTTGGAAGATACCTTGTCTCGAAAGCTTGACAGCATAATAACGACTATCTCAGTCGATTTTTTTGGTACAGCAAAATTTATTTCTCAAAAAGGGAGAACCGGTGTTGGTGGAAAAAATAAGCTCTCAAAGCCTTATGAAGTTGAGACATTGTTGGAGCGCGGCTTCCTTTTTGGAGAATCAGGAAAACCGGAATCGAGTTATGAAGTTGCGATTGGGAAAAATGTCGCTTTTGGGCGGTTTCAACTTTATTATGATCTCGCCTTCACAGCCCCGTATAAGTATTTTAGTTGGCGACAACTTGACTCACTTTCGGAAATCACGTTTACCTATTATTCCTCGCGACTCAAAGGCGCATCTCCTCTAATTCATAAAATCCATATTTATGAAAACGGTTCAGGGCTATATGAAATATGGAACGAAAGTGAAAAACCTGAGATTTTCCTTTGGATTGAATCGGGTAAAATCATCAAAAATCCCTAGCCACATTCACTTTTTTGAATTTCAAAGGGATGGAGAAGTTTCGTCACATACTGTGAGAAAACCGGAGAGACTTATCCGGGATTTGTTTTTTTTCGTGTAAAGGGTTTTCTTTACCGCCTTTCTATTACGAGAGGGACAAGAAAATATTGTTTTTCGCGCCGGCAAATCACCCTTCATTTGCTGTTATTTCAAGGTAAGCGCACACCATAAACAAACGCGTTCAAAAAGCACATTCAATTTATATGCCTACAAAAAAGACATCGAAATCGCCAGCTGCTTCAAAATCGAAGAAAAAAATGGACGATGCAGCTGACATCGATTCAACTACAGAATCACGCGCCCTTGGCAAAAGCCTTGTGATTGTTGAATCCCCTTCAAAAGCTAAAACCATCAATAAATATCTCGGCAAAGAGTTTACTGTTTTTGCATCTGTTGGGCACATTCGCGAATTGCCAAAAAAGGAAATCGGACTCGATTTCGACCATCATTATGAGCCTCGCTACGACATCATTGTTGGTAAAGAAAAGGTTGTTCGAGAGATGAAGAAGCTCGCCAAAGACGCTTCTGAAATCTTTCTAGCCACCGACCCTGACCGCGAGGGAGAAGCCATTTCTTGGCATATTTCTTCCGTGATTACAGATGATGCCAAAGTGGCCAAAAAATCGATTCGACGCGTGCTCTTTAATGAAATCACAGCTAAAGCGGTACGTGAAGCGGTCAGCAAGCCACGTGACCTTGATTTTAATTTGGTTCGGTCTCAGCAGGCCCGTCAAGCCCTTGATAAAATTGTGGGCTATAAGGTTTCGCCATTTCTGTGGAACACCGTTTTGCGCGGCATTTCTGCGGGGCGGGTACAGTCTGTTGCGCTTCGCCTTGTCTGCGAGCGAGAAGCGGAAATCACGGCGTTCAAACCCCGCGAATACTGGTCGATTTTTGCGGATTTTCAAACCCCAAAGGGTGAAGTTTTTTCCGCCAAACTCACCAAGATACAAGGGAAAGATGTTGAGCTGGGAAATGAAGCCGATGCGCGAAAAGTTGCTGAAGATATTCGAAAACGGCTTTTTGGCGTCTCGGAAATTCGAAGAAAGAAAACGCGTCGCAACCCGCCTTCACCGTTCACGACTTCTCTTTTGCAGCAAGCGGCTTCAAATCAATTGGGCTTTGGTTCCAAAAAAACGATGATCCTTGCGCAGCAGCTTTATGAAGGAATTGAAATCGGTTCCGAAGGTGCAGTCGGGCTTATTACTTATATGAGAACTGATTCGAAGCGTGTTGGAAAAGAGGCTCAAGACGAAGCACGTGATTTTGTCCGCTCTCAAATGGGCAATGAATTCATTCCGGAAAATCCGATTGCGTATAAATCGAACGATGCTGCGCAGGATGCCCACGAAGCGATTCGCCCAACGGCAGTTGACCGTACACCGCGAGCAATGCAAAGTTATCTGAGCAAAGATCAACACCGGCTTTATGAACTTATTTGGAAGCGCTTTGTAGCGTCTCAGATGTCGGCCGCAGAAATCGAGCAAACCAGTGTTGATATTGAAGATGTGGAACGCGAGTTTCTTTTCCGCGCCTCGGGAAATGTGGTGCTCTTTGAAGGATTTTTGAAAGTTTATGGCGATAGCAAAGAACTTGACTATGAAGACCGTAAAACCACTAAAAACGAAGACGACGAAGATGAAAAGCCCGCAAATCTTCCACGTGTTCTCAATGAAAAGGATACACTGAAACTCAGTGAACTCAAGGAGAATCAGCATTTTACCAAGCCGCCTTCGCGATATAGTGAAGCGAGTTTGGTGAAGGAACTTGATAACTTTGGTATCGGCCGTCCATCAACTTACGCATCAATTCTTTCGACACTCGCCGACCGAGGGTATGTCATCAATCAAAACCGCCGATTAACCCCAACTGAATTGGGGAAAGATGTCAATACCACACTAATTGCCAATTTTCCGGAGCTGTTCAATACTGACTTTACGGCGCAGATGGAAACGAAGCTTGATAAAGTAGCTGAAGGAAAAGACGACTATGAAAAGCTTTTGGATAATTTTTATCTGCCCTTTTCAAAAGCATTGGAACTGAGGGAAAAGTCGCCCATTCTGCCGCAAAACGACAATGCCGAAACCTGCGATAAATGCAATAAAGGTAAAATGGTGATCAAGTGGACGAAGTCAGGAAAGTTTCTTTCCTGCTCTCGTTACCCCAAGTGTGATAACGCTAAATCCATTGCCACGATTAAACAAGCCCCGCAAGAATCCGGCATCAAGTGCCCCAAATGCGAAACCGGCAGAATGGTGGTTCGCATTGGGAAATTCGGAAAGTTTTTGGCTTGTACCAATTACCCGAATTGCGATGGGCTTTTAAATTTGGATAAAGGCGGCAGAGTAACACCGCCGAAAACCCCACCGCTGACAACTGTAGAATCTTGCCCAAAATGTTCATCGCCAATGTACTTGCGCGAAAGCAAGCGAGGTCTTTGGTTTAGTTGTACAAGATTCCCAAAATGTCGCGGAATAAAATCGTGGAAAGATATTGATGAAGAAAAGCAGGCAGCATATGAAGCTGAATATCGTGCACATGAAAAAGGCCATCCAAAGCCTGAATTAACACTCATTGACGGCACACCGCTCGATTTATCGATGAAATTGGAAGAGATTATTGAATCGCAAGGGCTTGAAGCACCGCAGGAAACGGGGGGACAGTGAGTGAAGTTTTTTTGATTTTATTCACCATCACGATCGCAAGCCTCTTTTTAGGGGGTTTGCCTGCATTTTGGATGAAATCTCCGATTAGCTCTTGGGCTTTTATCAAGCACCGTGGGCTGCTTGCACTTATTAGTTTTTTGATTCTTATTGGCGCAAGCCTTGTTTCAATTAACTATCTTAAGTTGAAAAAGAGCAGCGACATGCGCTCTTGGGCCGTAAGCAAGGCTTTAATATTAACTTCGGAAATGAAGGGCAAAAAGGCGTTTATTCCCTTTGTGACTTATGAATACAATTTTTTAGGAAAACGCTTCACCGGTGAAACGGAACTTTATGCGCCCCAATTTGGCAGCAAAGAAACCCGTAAAAAAACCTCAAACGAACTTCTGAAAGAGTATTCTGCTGGCAATACTGTGGAAGTTTTTATCAATCCAAGTAACCCCAAAGAATCGGCGTTGCAGCTTTCAGCTTCGTGGCAATTTGTGATTCAATTGGGAGTGGGTTTTCTGCTTTTTTCGCTATTTCTCCCTTTCTTCTTCTTTCGGCTTTCAGCAACGATTCAGGACGCATATCTCAAAGAGAAGGCAAAACAGTTAAACTTGAACTAAGGAAAAGGAGCCACTCTTTAACGCTTCAAGAAAATCGGATTATTTGCAACGCCCATTTTTTGCAAGGCATATTGCACCGAAACCCATAAACAACCAAAGCCATATTTCAAGCTTCGGGTAAAATTGATTGATGAAGCTTCATCAAAGTACTTGGTTGGGCAGGTGATTTCGGCGACTTCAAAGCCCGCGTAAAAAATTTGTGCAATCATTTGATTATCAAAAATGAAATCGTCCGAGTTTTTATGATAATCGATGCGGGTAAGCACTTCCTTTGAAAAAGCACGATAGCCGGTGTGATACTCCGAAAGCTTTTGCCCCATCAGAATGTTTTGCGCAAGGGTAAGAAATCGATTTGAAATGTACTTGTAGATTGGCATTCCACCTTTGAGCGCGCCCCCGCCTAAAATACGTGAGCCCAAAACGACGGGATAAACCTCATTGGCAATGATGCCAATCATTGGCGAAAGTAGTTTTGGCGTGTATTGATAGTCGGGGTGTAACATCACAACGATATCTGCGCCGAGTTCAAGCGCTTTATCGTAACAGGTTTTTTGATTACCGCCGTAACCGCGATTTTTTTGATGAGGAATAATGTGGCGAATTCCCAAACGCTTTGCCACTGCAAGCGTGTCATCACGGCTGGCATCATCAACAAGCACCACTTCATCGACTTCCCCCAACGGGATTTCGCGGTAGGTTCTTTCAAGCGTTCTTGCTGCGTTGTAAGCCGGCAGCACCACCACCACTTTTTTGCCGTGTACCATATCAGTTCAGCGAGGGGTTTGATTTGTTTTCGCCCAATGCTTCCTGATTCGATTTTAATTCTGCAAAGACTTCACCCAAGTGCTTGACAATTCGCTCGGCTGCACGGCCATCCCAATACTGTGGAATCAACCCTTTTTTTATGGTTCCGTTCAACACTTTTAAGGCCTCCTCGCGAACATCATCGGCATTGGTACCAACCAGAATATTTGTTCCAACTTCAACCGTTATTGGCCGCTCTGTGTTTTCGCGCATTGTTAGGCAAGGCACGCCAAGCACAGTGGTTTCTTCTTGAATTCCCCCTGAATCGGTGAGCACCATTTTTGATTCTTTCATAAGTTTTAAGAATTCAATGTAGCCTTGTGGGTCAATGAGCTTCAGCCCGCGAATCTTTTCTACGCGTGGAAGCAATCCAAAATTTTCAAGCATTTTTCGGGTTCTGGGATGAATTGGGAAAACGATATCGGTCTTTTCTGAAATTGCTTCAAAGAGACCTAATATTTTTTCAAGGCTTTCTTTTTCATCAACATTGCTTGGGCGGTGCAAGGTTACCAATGAATAGGATTTTGGGGTTAGCCCAAGCTTTTCGAGCACATCGCTTGTGCGGGCTTTTTCAATGTGCGAAACGAGAGAATCGATCATCACATTACCGACGAGCACACATTTTTCATCCGCTATGCCTTCCATAATCAAATGATGAATTCCCGAGGGTTCGCTGACATAGAGCAAATCGGAAATCGAATCGGTAACAATGCGATTAATTTCTTCGGGCATTGTGCGGTCGCCACTGCGAAGCCCCGCCTCGACATGCGCTACCGGAATACAGAGCTTTGCCGCCACAAGCGTACAGGCTAAAGTTGAATTCACATCACCTACAACAATGACCAAATCGGGGGCATGCTCCAAACAGACTTTTTCAAATTCAATCATGACCTTCGCCGTTTGAACCGCGTGAGATCCGGAGCCGATACCGAGATAAATATCCGGCTCGGGCAATGCCAATTCTTCAAAAAAAACTTTTGACATTTTTTCGTCGTAATGTTGGCCGGTGTGAAGGATAAGTGTTTTATACAAACCGGTTTTTAGCAATTCGCGGTGGAGTGGTGCAATTTTCATAAAGTTGGGGCGGGCACCGGCAACAAGGATAATCTTTTTCAACTGAGTCGTTTTTTAATTCATATGTGACCGGCGTAATGCCGTCGTTTTAAGAGCGCAAAAATAGTGCTATGTTAAGCGTGAAAAAAATCATTCATCACAGAGATTCATTGCCGCAGGTTCATTTTTTTTCATTCGAATGCCAACAGTATCAAGCCCTTGCTTTAACGCAACAAGCAAGTCAAACATCATTTTTCAATTTGAACAACTCTTTTCGTTCTTTCTTTTGCTTGATTCTTTTTTCCTCTTTCATAGACTTTGGTTTTTCACAAACGGCCGATTCTGCTGCTGCACGCCGTGTTGTATTGGAACACGCCGATGAAATTCGAGGAGGAACACTCACTGAATTGAATGACTCGCTTCTTACCTCCGAGCCGGTTCGGATTCTCATTGGCAATGTTCGGCTGCGCGATTCAACTACCTCCGTTCGTTGCGATACCGCCGTTGAATATCTTCAATCACGAAAAGTGCGGCTTGCCTCGAAAAAGAATGGCCTTGCTACCATTGTTCGTGATACCGTTACCATTCAAGGGGTTCAAGGATTTTACTTCCCTTCCGATAGCCGTGCTGAAATGAAAGGCTCCGTTTCGCTGCGCGATAACACCGTGACCTTGCGAAGCGCTTTAGGAACCTATTTCACCGAGGAGCAGCGCGCTGTTTTTTCTGAAAATGTTTCGCTGCGCGATAGCACCAATACTGTGTTTACTGATAGTTTAATTTTTTTTCGAAGAGAAAACCGAACGATTGTCATTGGAAATACCCGCATTCTTAACACTGCCGACAATGTGGAAATACGCGGTGGCTTTGCTGAGCATTTCTTAAAACAAAACCGAAGCCGCATCACCCTTTCACCTATGCTGCTCAAGTTTGATTCGTCAAAAAGTGAAGCGAATCTCTCAATTGATACACTTCTCATTGTCGCTAAAGAAATGAAGAGTTTTCGTGGTTTTGAGGATACGCTCAAAAGAATTGAAATGCTTGACAGCGTTAAAATTCAACGCGGGTTACTTTCTGCTTTGGCGCAAAAGGCGGTTTACCTTTTTGATTCTTTACGGATTTCGCTCTACGAGTCACCCATTTTGTGGTTCGATGCGTCTCAACTCACCGGCGATTCTATTTTTGTGCAATTAGAGGAAGTTTCCGATTCCCTTGAATCCGCAAAAGGGAAAATTCAAGAAGAGGTCACAACCGAGCGAAAAGTCAATAAAAGTCCATCCAGAAAAAAAACACGCTTAAAGTCAATTGCCGTTTATGGCAGCGCGTTTTTGGTTTCGCGTGACACAATGAACACCGAGGGGAATAAGTTTAATCAGGTTTCTGGGCGAAATATTTTTCTTTCGTTTAATAATGACTCGCGGCTTTCCCGTGCCGATGTTTACCGAGAGGCGCAGAGCCTTTATTTCACTTATGACGATAGCACTGCCAAAGGTGCGAATTTGACGAGCGGCGATGAAATCAATCTGTTTTTTGAAGACGGGAGTGCGACAAAGATTGTTGTTAAAGGTGATGTCGAAGGTGCTCAATATCCCGAGCGGTTACTTGCTCGATTAAACAACCTTGAGGGCTTTGAATGGCGAGAGAATGAACGCCCAAGGCTTACCTTGCCTCCCGTTACCGAGAATCCGGTTAGTCCAAAATCGAAATCGAATAAGAGAACAAAACCCGCTGTGAAAAAGAAATCGTCTCAAGTTCAAGGGCCTTCAGCAAAACCTGAGACTATAAATCCAAATATTAAACCAACTCCAAAACCAGTACCGAAATCGAACCGAGAGCGCTTTGAAAAGGGTATTCAATAAGAATATAGAAGAAAATAAGACTTAGAACAGTGTTTCACGCGATTTCTTCTCATTGAAAAGGGAAATTGATTTTAAGACAATAAATTCCGTCATTTAGTTGACAGTAAATCAATAATTTGATTCAACGATTCATAAGATGGCTGATTCATTTTATCAAATAACTAATTTTTTTTGAATTCATCATCTGTGCCTAAAAAGAATAAAAATAAAAGAGAGAAGAAAAGTAGCGTAAATCGACCTAAAAAGTTGGGGAAGCTTGCGAAACTCAAGCTAAAGAATGACAAGACGCCTGACCCACGTCAAGTTCATATTAAACCCAATGAGCCAAAAGACACTGTACCCAAAGAGGCACAGTCAAAAGCAGCTAAACGCAAACCCTCTCAGGATAAAGGGATTTCTTCAAATTTAGATCATATCTCGCGGATTGATAGCGGCGCGACCCACGCGTGGTTTGTTAGGATGCGGCGTAACGGGAAAGTGTTTTCAAAAACATTTAGTGATCGAAAGCTCGGGGGTAAAGATGCTTCTCTGCAAAAGGCGATTCAATTCAGAGATGAAATGCTTGGGCAATTGGATCATATTGCCGGGATTCAAATTCCGCGTTTCCGATTTTTAAAGGAAAACAAGAGAAACAAATCGGGTTATACCGGGGTCTTAAAACTTTCACGAACACAGTATGGCATTCTTCGGGAAGACTATGTAGCGCAGTGGCATGAAGAGCGTTACAAGCTTCGCCGAAAATATTTTTCAATAGCCAAATTTGGTGAAGAGGAAGCTTTTCGATTAGCCAAGGAATACCGAGAGAAGATGATGAAAAAGCTCGCTAAACGCACCAAGAAGGAAATGAAGAAATTGAAAAAAACGCTTAAACATAAATCGGAACCCTAAAGTGAAAAAAGCGGCAGAATTTCTGCCGCTTCTAAATTCAGAAAAAATTTTATCGGTTAGGGTTCGCGTCTTGTCTTCATAATGGATTCACCCCATTTTTCAAGGAACTTCGGGTTTTGATAATCATTGACTGCACTCAAGGGAATATCAACGGAACTTTTATCGCGAAATCGTGCTCGAAATCCACCGACATCTTCAATCGATTCTACCACACGATCATAAAATACTTCTCCCTTGCCCTTATTTCGATCAGGGTCTAAATGAAAGGCCATCTCATAAGATCCAAGCGAATACTTGGTTTTCAGCAAACTGACGATATGGACAATCTTATCCTCCATTCCAATGTGCTTTTCGCCTTTAGCCGGCGCGGCTGCTGCTTTTGCTGACATAAATATGAAAGGTTAGGTTGAATAATTTGGTGTTAGCGTTCCTATTCGAACAGATAAATTTCGGGCTAAAATACACATCCTTGCCGCGTTGAACAAACACTATCTCATTCATCGGAAAAAATTTATGATCCGCTTTGAATTTGAGCACGTGAGATCGCCTTTGACACATTGACAAAAAATAGCAAACAAAGTCCAAAAGCAAATAGCACGATTAACGATAAAATTCCATATCTCAGCCCACCTAATACTTGATTGACAAACCCAAAAAGAAATGTGCCAATCCAAGAGGTTCCGCGTTCGCTGACTTCATAAAACGAAAAAAATGCCGCTTCCTTTCCTTTTGGAATCATCCGCGAAAACAAACTTCGGCTTAAAGCTTGCGAGCCCCCCATTACCAAAGCGACAACCGCCGCCATTATCCAAAACTGCAACGGCGTCGAAAGCAATAGCCACGCATAGACCACAATTCCACACCAAATGACAAGGGTTATCACAATCGCTTCCTTGGTTCCAAATCGCTCGGCTACTTTCCCAAAAAAGATAGCCCCTAAAAATGCAACGAATTGTACCATCAGAATGACAGAAATTAACGTGCCTGCTTCCATCTTCAGTTCTTCTGAACCAAAGACAGTGGCGACGACAATTACCGTTTGCACGCCATCGTTATAAAGTAAATAGGCGATAAGAAATTTAAGCGTTTCAGGGAGCGACTGAATTTCGCGGAAGGTTTGGAAAATCTGCTTTAGTCCAAGTGAAAAGTAATTTTCATTCGCCGGCAAAGCTTTCTCGGCCTTTCGCCTTCGAAGCCTGTCAAAGGAAAATTGACCGAAGATGAGCCACCAAAGCCCTGCGGAAGCAAGGCAAAGCCTCACGGCATCGCCCGTTTCGAGCAAAAGGCTCTCACGAAATTGAAAGACGATTAAATTGATTAGAAGCAAAATTCCTCCTCCAATGTATCCCAAGCCCCAACCGTAAGCCGAAACGCGGTCTCGCTCCTTTTCACTAGCGATTTCGGAGAGATAGGCATTGTAAAGAACCATACAGGCTCCAAAGGCAAGATTGGCAATCGTAAAAAGTCCCGCGCCCAACCAATGCCGCCCATCAGTTACCATAAATAGCATAAACGTTGAAACAGCGCCAATTAAGGTGAGAAACTGCATAAAGCGCTTACGGCGGTTGGAGTAATCGGAAATCGCGCCGAGAAACGGAAGAAAAAATATTTGAAGAAACACCGAGAAGGACGCCACATACGCATAAAATGAATCGTAACGAATCGGCAGCGGGCCGAGATAAACATTTCCTGCGGAATCGGCAGCGGCTTTCACAAGGCTGGTGAGATAAGGGCCGAAAAAGACCGTAACCACGGTGGCACTGAAGGCACTGATGGCCCAATCGTACATCGCCCACCCGAAGATTTCGCGGGGGTCGTCGTACGGGCTCTTTTCGATGGCTTCTTTTTCGAGATCTGTCACGAATAAATTTGGTATGTAATTGTACTTTTTTTTATAGGGTTTAGAATACTCGCTTAGGAAATGGGCGAAATTGTAACTAAAGATTTATTTCCAAACATTTTGTAAATAAGAAAGTCACTATCAACCGTAAGAATTGGTGTTTTTGGGTTTAATTCGGCTAATCTTACTAAACAAGCATCTGCAACAGACATTAGTACATCTGAGTACTTTTCAACTAATCCCTTTACATTATTTATTTCGTTGGCAAGGCTAAAATCAACTTTCACCAAACCCCTCTCTAATATTTGAAAAATAATATTTACACCATTAGGATATTTTTTTAGCAAATAAACTGATTCAGAGATTACAGATTCGCAAGTAATGAGAGGTGGTGAGATACTTTCGAATACCTTTTTAGACCATAAATGGAACTGATCTTTTTTATTGATAAATGCAACCAAAGGACCCGTATCCACAATGACGCTCATTTTCCGTAGTTTGCAAGGTGTTTTTTATTTGATGACAAATCTTCATCAGCCTCAATTACACCACAAAGATCTTTTGATAATTCAAAGAATGATTGTTGGCTTCCTTTTGTTTTCCCCAACG is from Chloroherpetonaceae bacterium and encodes:
- a CDS encoding PIN domain-containing protein, encoding MSVIVDTGPLVAFINKKDQFHLWSKKVFESISPPLITCESVISESVYLLKKYPNGVNIIFQILERGLVKVDFSLANEINNVKGLVEKYSDVLMSVADACLVRLAELNPKTPILTVDSDFLIYKMFGNKSLVTISPIS
- a CDS encoding MFS transporter, whose protein sequence is MTDLEKEAIEKSPYDDPREIFGWAMYDWAISAFSATVVTVFFGPYLTSLVKAAADSAGNVYLGPLPIRYDSFYAYVASFSVFLQIFFLPFLGAISDYSNRRKRFMQFLTLIGAVSTFMLFMVTDGRHWLGAGLFTIANLAFGACMVLYNAYLSEIASEKERDRVSAYGWGLGYIGGGILLLINLIVFQFRESLLLETGDAVRLCLASAGLWWLIFGQFSFDRLRRRKAEKALPANENYFSLGLKQIFQTFREIQSLPETLKFLIAYLLYNDGVQTVIVVATVFGSEELKMEAGTLISVILMVQFVAFLGAIFFGKVAERFGTKEAIVITLVIWCGIVVYAWLLLSTPLQFWIMAAVVALVMGGSQALSRSLFSRMIPKGKEAAFFSFYEVSERGTSWIGTFLFGFVNQVLGGLRYGILSLIVLFAFGLCLLFFVNVSKAISRAQIQSGS